A segment of the Trifolium pratense cultivar HEN17-A07 linkage group LG7, ARS_RC_1.1, whole genome shotgun sequence genome:
ttgtagctcatttgccaactgggcaactctagcagcagcttcttctaacctttcagactcagacctctgagcttcaagactctgaaacagctgGGAGTCTATCCAACAGACTTTAAAAGCACTCAGACGatgttcagcagcagcaagtgcTTCCAGCTTAGCACGTTCAGACTCAGCATGATTGAAAGTTGTAATcctcttcaactcagccctagctaGACTtttcctcatgaagcttatcacatccaagtctcttcttccaaccacagccttaatttcctcagcagcaccatccaaagcattgcaaatccttgccttaatgcttgaaacttccaaatccacatcagaaggacaaactagaaacctgtcctttagCAAAGATAATTTAACCAAGTCTTTATgcaattgagtggatagattattgagtgggttagatgatgagggtgaatgattgggaatggtagagaggttgGTTGATTTATTAGCAGGATTGTCAATAatgacaacttctgcctctgaaggcttgggggcacaagtatgaatacgctcaggagaagcatattCAGCACTTGGTTGAGGTTCAGGAATTGGATTATCTGTTGGTTCAGGGTTAGATGGTTCAGGATATTGATGTTGTGGGGATGCAGGTTCAGATGATTGAATTTGAGATGGTTGTTTAGTGGGAGAGACTTTGTCAGGGTTTGGAGTGTGTGATATAGGTTCAGATGGTGAGAtgataggtgtttctttttgtggttgagtttgaggtgatttaggtttggaaggtgatgaaggtttctgAGTGAAGGTTTGATTGTTGagagggtctggactaagatgtttttctaattctgataaggggttatcagaggttggagtTTCAGAGGctggtaaaacagttctgagaggtttggtatAACCCATTCCAATCTCTTTTgcattaaagacatacttagtagacttacctttatctttgggaataggagcaggtcttctCTTCAATCTTGTAGccagagtctcttcatcagactcagtctcatcttcagaTTCAGactcttcagatgaactgtcaacttcaacaacaacaggCTCTTTCGAAACTTCTTCAGTAGCCTTGGTAGCAGNNNNNNNNNNNNNNNNNNNNNNNNNNNNNNNNNNNNNNNNNNNNNNNNNNNNNNNNNNNNNNNNNNNNNNNNNNNNNNNNNNNNNNNNNNNNNNNNNNNNNNNNNNNNNNNNNNNNNNNNNNNNNNNNNNNNNNNNNNNNNNNNNNNNNNNNNNNNNNNNNNNNNNNNNNNNNNNNNNNNNNNNNNNNNNNNNNNNNNNNNNNNNNNNNNNNNNNNNNNNNNNNNNNNNNNNNNNNNNNNNNNNNNNNNNNNNNNNNNNNNNNNNNNNNNNNNNNNNNNNNNNNNNNNNNNNNNNNNNNNNNNNNNNNNNNNNNNNNNNNNNNNNNNNNNNNNNNNNNNNNNNNNNNNNNNNNNNNNNNNNNNNNNNNNNNNNNNNNNNNNNNNNNNNNNNNNNNNNNNNNNNNNNNNNNNNNNNNNNNNNNNNNNNNNNNNNNNNNNNNNNNNNNNNNNNNNNNNNNNNNNNNNNNNNNNNNNNNNNNNNNNNNNNNNNNNNNNNNNNNAgagaaattaaagagaaaataatgaaaatttatttatgcgCTCAAATGTGtctaaataattattttcacgTAAGAATTATTCACTTGTTAGAGGAACTAAAATTGCATAATTTAAAATctagaaataaaaaatgtgtgtgtgtatgtgcgcACGGGGGTGGGGGTGGCTGAAATTGTGGATTGACCAAAATAGAAAGATAAAAAGTGCACTCATACAATTAGGATAAATCTGGTCGTTCCATCTTAATCTAACGTTTCAGATTGAAAGAAAATTTGATTGAATTGTATGAATGTTTTAAATATGAATCGTTGAAGGATGCATTAGTGCATACAATCCAAATCTATCAAAAACATGATGTAAATGAAGTTAGTACTTACCATCCCCAAAAGGACCAATCAGGAAACACAATATCTAAGCTCCATTGATCAGAACAATATCTAAACAAAGGAGGTGGAGAAGCATTTGGGCCTTGAAAATTATCCAAATGAATAACAGGCCTATCTTCACAATCAAACATAAGTTCCAAATCAGGCAATTTTCCAGGATACAACCTCAATAATTGCAATATACCCCACAATGTAAAAACATCTCTTGTTTGAATTGACTTTCTATACTTTTCCACATACAATTTtccatcaacaatcacaacctTAAAATTTGCTGTTCTTTTTGCTCCTTCTAACATTTCTCTTGTAACCCCTTTTTCTTTCCATGGTTTTAGATCTTCATGGATCCATCTAAAGTATGAAGGACAAATATTGCTATTTTGATTTGTTGGGTTATGTTTTGTAGGGTAGTCTCTTGGACATGTTTGTGTCTCATTGTTTTCTCCTTTTATGCATCTAAGTGGAAATTCTTGTTCTTTGTATTTGTTTTGATAACTCCCTGCAATTATGTactttaataaacaaaaaatttaatattagtttcttgttaaaattatatttgtatgtGACAAAATTCTTAAAATTAGAAACTAGCCTAACTTAATTCTAGAAAACCagtttataagataaaaattatttctacttataaactcatgtcAGGATATCGCACATCTGATGTATGAATGTTAATACTTTCAACTTGTTGGGAAGAGTTCTAGTATGATCAAGCGGACTAATGTAATTCTAATGTTAAATcaacaattaataaaaaaatattcttagaTTATGTGATTGATGACATGTCAATAAAAACTTATGTGTGGGATACAATTAGGCTCCAAACActagttttattttgttattttgttaattttgttaaaaaaacaaTAGGCTCATACACAACATATGGGTGCACAAATCAAGTctaaaattttcttttccaaTACCGCATgcttaacatatatatatatatatatatatatatatatatatatatatatatatatatatatatatatatatatatatatatatatatatatatatatatatatttcaattgaTTATATTCTATCCttttatgaatttatttgagtttcctacttttttattttgaaacagTCAAAGTatatatgtttttctttctcCTTGCATTTCTTTAACTCTTTAGCTCAAATCAATTAAAAAGACAAAATTTCTATCATGGTATCTCTTGGAAAAAGATACCATAGTGATATATAAGTCACCAGAgagacaaataaaatatatataactattaaaaatagtttcagcATATTATAACTAATGCTCATGAACAATTTGAGCTCAGCTACTTGAATTTTCTACCATGGTATTGATGATGCATCAATATATAGCACAATTGATGAGgagaaaaatttataaaaaatatatttgcatATTATATCTATGAGAAAAAGTTgaattacaaacaaaaattatcAATAGAAAAAATGAAACCGTTCTTAATTTTTAGCGACgaaaaaattgaagatgaaaATATCAAATTGGTCTCTAATTCCGTCGCTGATTCaaattttctttcaataataTAAAGAAAGCTATATATGATTATATGCATAAATAACTCACAGTATTCCAGGCTGCAAAATCACAAAAAGTGGCTACAAAGCAAAACAAGGCAACCACAGTGGTGGTGGTAATTGCTGTAACCTTAGCCTTCTTGGAGAACATACACCTCTTTTGATGATTAGAACCGCCGCCGCCGAAAAGTTTGAGATATGTTTCATTATCCTTGTTCATGTTTGAATTGAATCAAGCTTCTCAAAATCTTGTGTGATGAGGAAATTGTGCACACATGAGAATCTCAAAAAGTATATAAGATGGTGTTGAAAGGGAGAGTGGAACTATGGATGTAAAATGAACATGGTCTTTGAATTCTATTAATCTTAGTTTTAAGTCtaagtttgtttggtttaaGTCTAAGTTTGTTTGGGTGAGTCTAGCATATAGAGGTGActaactaaaatatatatattaaaatatataatgttaATTACACGTATAAAATATAAAGACTATTCCACGTTTGTGACCTTTATTTACTCCTCAATTTGTGCTACAGTTTTTAAACGTTTGCAAGCATACAAAGTACAAACAAACAAGACTTGAAAGCTCAAAATGCATGGGTATATACTTGGTTGATTTGAGTCCAATCTCATATACAATAATACTCTTACAAGTACTTATGAGCATAGTTCGGTTAAAATGTAGCGATTGAGATTTCGATCCTAAGGTCGGTCCTGAGTATATATCTAGGGGtccaagtttttttatatatctattatattataaaaaataatactaatttcaGTTACGAACAACAAATTAATCGGTAGAAGTTTTACAATCTCATCCTGTAAAAACATTCTCCATTTTCCATTTTTGTTATGCAAATAGTTTACTTCTATTCGGCAAAGCTATCAATTTTCAGGTGTTAGTTTTTGTACTTTTGTggtttattatttaaattttttttctcttctattttgGAAGGTGTAATAATATTAGccatcaatttatatttttgtgttattactatttttctattaaaatatattatattaaatgaaatcaattattttttcatgttttgCCTTAGATTTATAAAATGTCAGAAATGTGTATGTCTTGGTacagcctttttttttttttttgacaaatggtACAGCCATTTATAATTCTTGCattattgtattaaaaaaatgtgattggttcatgtaaaaaattgaaatatttaaaatgaattGTTCGGTTATATACGTGGACTTTGTTTCCTTTGTTCTCAATTAATTAGGCACTATTATGTTACGTGGACGGAAAGGTACCAAAATGTAGACTGAAAATTTtcagtatttatttatatactaCTGGCTAGTCAATTACTTCatatatatgccaaaattatTAAGCAAactttattataattatatgtcAAATTATTATTAGGTTAAGATTCACCTAGTAGTCTAGCTAAATATATAGTCAGATATATCCACGTGCTTGCTtcttttaggtttttttttttgcatgatAACATTTAAGTATGTTTATGTTAACTTTGAACTAGCTAGTTTAGTGATCAAGGATCTTTAtagtgaaaaatatataaaaaaaataagccaaaagagaagtaaaataaaaacttgatTTGTGGTTGAAGCTCCTCTAAGAAATCTTTCCCTATTTTGCTTGCAATTCCAGCTTTTGACATGATTTATTTTGCTGAACTAGATGACTTTGAGTGTATACCAAAATTAATTGGAGCTTTATGTGCTTgatttattgtttata
Coding sequences within it:
- the LOC123894429 gene encoding O-glucosyltransferase rumi-like produces the protein MNKDNETYLKLFGGGGSNHQKRCMFSKKAKVTAITTTTVVALFCFVATFCDFAAWNTYIIAGSYQNKYKEQEFPLRCIKGENNETQTCPRDYPTKHNPTNQNSNICPSYFRWIHEDLKPWKEKGVTREMLEGAKRTANFKVVIVDGKLYVEKYRKSIQTRDVFTLWGILQLLRLYPGKLPDLELMFDCEDRPVIHLDNFQGPNASPPPLFRYCSDQWSLDIVFPDWSFWGW